The sequence tctctggtgaatcccaaaggaaatacaacatctagtgggcatctaactaatcaataaggacactatcacagtctcaacatcacaagtatcacaacattgttctataacatatatatacacctcaacatcatggctctacatcATACATAAATGCCTCAATATCCTCAAatcaaatacaacctcatggaatcaagtatcatctcatgctagcatgtaagtatctatgtgcataaataaatctttaagatcctcatacaagaacatacaTTGGTTCTACTATACTATCCGTATATCATGCTATCGTTCtgtcataatattcatctatcatgctagcatatatctagtgccttgcccgtgggcagttccagtagtaagattacttacctctaaTTGCAAACTCTAGAAACTGGCAAGCTCAACTTCTTCCTTGCCCAATGAAACCTTGAATCAAACCAAAGTAACAAACAAGCAATTACAAAATTTCAATCTCTAAGCACAGTTTCAAAACCACTAATCCTAAAAACCAAAACCTTCTCAAATACTTACCGAAAACCCACAAGATCaaactctgtctcttatacacatctagatgtgtataagagacagtccttGCCCAACGAAACCTTGAATCAAACCAAAGTAACAAACAAGCAATTACAAAATTTCAATCTCTAAGCACAGTTTCAAAACCACCAATCCTAAACCAAAAGTTTCTCAACAACTTATCGAAAACCCATAGGATCAAACTTAATTCACCCAAAACAAAGACACTAGGAAACCTCAAGATCCAAACCTAACACCCAAACAtcatggaaaattattttagggTATAGCCCATGGTTCAATCAAACTTAAATCGAGtaattcataaacatacaaaaTGTTTAACAACCCACATGAGTTTAAGGCCTTACCCTTCACCAAGATTCATCGACTACACCTTTAATCGGCTAGACAACAACTTCAACAACCTAAAATTTTTCCCTAACATCCAAAATACGACGAGTACCAACAAATCAAGGCCAGAATCTTGTGACTATTCAAAATCCTCAAGAAATCCAATTAAAACCATTTACACTTACCTTTAATCCAAGATTCCGACAAAGACGAAAGCGGACCCGACGCGGTAGGGAAAATGGCAACCGGCAACGGTGTGATTAGGACAGCGGACGCGCGGCTGGAGAGGATCTGGACGAGCGGCTCAGCTGGACGGAAGAGTGGCACGACTACCAAATCTGTCGTGGCTTGAAGATCCGGCTGTGGTGCTGAAGCAGATGACGACTAACGGCTCATGGAAGTCGCTCGGTGTTCGATCCAGGTGGTGCTTGGCTTCAGTGCATGGGTGGCTCACGATCAGCTATAGACTGACGGCGAGCGACATGATCACGAGGTTGCGTCGACGGCGGCTGGAGGTTAGGCTTCGGTGAGGATGCTGGAGAAAACGAAAACAGAAGAGGTTGGGGTCTCGATggcgtgaggaagaagaagaaaggaaggggaaagaaaaagatgacaaagaaaaaggaaagaaaaaaagaaaagggaataCTTCCTACTCccctttatatatttttttttccattctcttccttttcatttttaaaacaacaattcTTGTCCTTGATTTCCAACACTAAACTCCGGAATTAATTTTCcatattaatttctttttaaatgatttaaattttagcaATTACACTTAAatgtccaaaattccaaaaatgccctcaaataataaaaattactgaaattacattaataataaaaaaatttgaggtgttacatacaagttatttgtgcTCCTTTTTTAGACTATGCGAcaataaaaggaagaaaatatgCTAGTCATggttaagtttttaaaaaaaaaaaaaaaaaaaaaccaaagttGCGGTAAGATACTTCAAACACACCCACTGACCGCATTCatgggcctgtctcttatacacatctagatgtgtataagagacagggcaaAGTGTGCCAAAGTTTGTGTATTATAGGAAAACAGGGATCATCACATGCGCCAATCCTTCAAAAGAAATACTCAAACAATGCATGCCTCGGGATTTCTGAAATCGTACAACAAATATTTTAACGTACGTCCTGATCGTTGATCATGATGCAATATTGACATTCTCACCTACCTTGACAAATGATAGCAACTAATCGGAGAGGGAGTTTTAAGGCAGACAAGTAcataactctataaatagagcctcaACACTTCACAATGAAAGAGCGAACAAGATAGGAAAAAGCCTAACTTTGCAAGGAACCTTCTATTCCAAAATTCCCAGTCCTTTTATAGAAGGCCACCAGAGAATCAACCTGAGAAGGAAGTTCACCACTCCACTCCACTCGTCACATCAAGCCAGCAAAATTTCACTATCAATCTTTTGTGTCAAGAGGTTGACACTGATTGCGCAACCATTCCATTTTATCTGCATTATCATGTTGTAGAACATCATTAGCTAATTTGTATATGAACTATTTACTATCTTAATATTATCACCATGTTCATCTCTATTCTTATCCATGTTCATCCATCTTTCATTTCTTCACTCATGAGTCACTAAATCCTTTGGGTAAGAGGGAAGGTTAATCTCACGATTTAACCCACATATTAAGATGCTATCGTGTTTGCTTAACATATGCTGGAAGGTATACTCACCTGCGAAAACAAGGATGAATATGATGATTAACATCTCAAAAGAGAAAGATGATAGAACCTGTTAagcaaagcaagaagtacttttagagatagaaataaccttgTGTTTCACAACACTTCTTTTTTCACATCATAGAAATGTGACCATTGAGgtaaccaccgagaggtgtgctcCAATTGGAAGTAGGAACCATAATAGTATCTTCAGTGTGGTTTATTGATTGATAAACGGCCTTCCCCCTAGCTCGTCCATCTTCATATAATTTGTTCATTAGTTTGCCGCATCCCTCATCCATTTACCTCCTGCATTTATCTAGCTTTCCGAGACTTAACGTTTTATTAACACATTTTAATTATCGCATCACAAAGCAACGCATCTTTTGACATCATCGCATGATTTACTATATTTCAATACTATCACAtcaaatccctgtgttcgatcttAGATCATCCTAGAATACACATTGTTAAGTTATACTTGGCTTAATaacgagaaaacttgtgataatcGCATGACCCTTGAGATTGTTGCACACAATCATTATCACAGTCTTGTAACTTCAAGATTAACACATTTATTTACAAAACAGCAGCCTTTATAGGCAgtagtttacaactcactcaagatttaggtcatgtcacatatggtcatcctggtgcaATGTAagtgtaagtctctactattaacagtgttttataatgagactattcatttcgtggttcagtcttatataaacccttttgtatagaatacccccactcacatgtctctacatgaatgatcaagatcagatcatttgtaaaactttacaacaattgtaatatctacaaatcatgctgtattcgtagtgtcacaaggataaggtactcgaccttatccatctactaccgACCGTTcatgttatcacttaaacacgatccacttgtaagTCTTcgtatacatgtttaagctacaaaagataaccttggatgtttattgattttatgagttaatgctactaaatgtcaaataaaatacctcaaattttattaaataaataaattgtttgtacgattcaattacaaactacaggactcatgggatttagggcatcaaccttaaCACTTATTATTGCTAGTGGGAGGCTCACGTAGGGGCTTTGCTGTGTTGTTTTTTGAAGGTTAGTATGATTGCAAATAGAGTTCGAGCTTTGATATTTATTGAACAATTGCCTCTAGTTATGGAGATAGATTGTTCGTCATCGACCTGATTGTTTAATGGGAGGATAATATTTTAGCTTGAATTAAATTAATGGCAGGTGATATTTTGGATATGAGAGTGTAAAAGGAAATTCAGTTCAAgcatattaaaaaattttagaatatgGTGGCTAATAGTTTAGCTCGTTAGGTTGAGACccaaccaaaaatcaaatagagagaaaatgagagagtgaaaaaaaaaaaaagaaagaaagaaagaaaaactgcTGCAATTTTTTTAAGACTAAATTATGTAAAATGCCATTGAACTTTGTACTTTGTGCCAAAAATAccattgaactttcaaagtttaaaaaatacccttgatctttaaaaaatagttaaaaaattatgttatcgttagttttggatgaaaatCGTTAGTGTTatgtttcaaaaatattcttGAGCTTTCAAAAGTTTGAAGAATAcctttaaacttaaataaaagtttaaaaatacccTCTATTAATATATGGACAGAAACCACTAATATCTCATTGCATAAatataaactttcaaaagttgcattaaaggtgaaaaaaattgtttttatcgTTAATCTGCACCTCATCAcctctttcattttctctctccccTACTTTGATCTATGAACTATCActtctctatttttctcttttttttcctctcattttATTCTCATTCTTGTGAACTATTTAACTTTTTGTTTATCACATTAAAATAATTGTCCCCTTCAttataacaaaaagaaagataatAATGGAAGCACCAAGAGGTCCTTAAGACTTGTATGTTTTGACAAGATTATAAGTTGGTAGTTGTGTATTTGTTTATAGCCAATACGTTCTTTTtgtatttgactatttataGTTTTGATAAGTTTTAAGgggatatttttatttttttggagttttgtgggattttatgcttttaacttgaaattatagtttatattttgttgtGAAAAAATTGGTGTAAGAATTGGACAATCGATATGAAAAAAGagaatatctatataatttgttttaaacttgattctttttaaagtcaatagAACATCAAATAAATGGATCACTATACTAACAATAGGagcatttttcttattattttttgtaaggCTAAGAGTATtaaacaacttttaaaagtcCAAAGATATTTTAAACGAGTATTTACGATTTGTGTTCGTATACTGACACTAACgacattttttaaactttttgaaaattcaaggattttttttaaaacaaaacactcatgatcttcatccaaaactaaatacaagagtattttaaaaattcttttttaaagttttaaggttgtttttaaaacttttgaaagtttaaagttcTTTTTGACATAAAGTACCAAATTTAGGGATATTTTGTGTAATTtagcattttttaaataatttaaaatggcCAAGATTCCTACCCATTAAAAAAACcgaaaataaaatatcacaatctataTTCGATAGCCCGTGATAAACTATTATATGTATCTCTCATGATACTATATTTATCTTTGTCTATAGACACAAAATAATCTATTGTCATCCATCACAGtctattttggttcattttttttatttaaaaatagctCAAAACCATATTTAAATAGTTAATCCATATATCATCCAATTCGttcttaaaaaacaaaagaaagaaagaagaatatatatacattgctaggttttttcttctcttttatcgCTCTCTGCCGCCCGCCACCGCCGCAGCGTCGCCGTGGCAACTGCTCTGTAAGTTATATTTTTCATctgtttttcaataaaaaaccGACGAATCGACGTAGAGAAGAAGGAATAATGGTGAAGACAAAGTACAAAGAATTAAAGGGAAGCCAAATTCTAAGACAAAGATTGGTATTGGCAACACTGAGCCGCACTCCAGTTCGAATCTATGATATTCGACCCAATACGATCTCTCCAGGCCTTCGACCTTACGAGAAATCCTTTCTCGACTTGTTGGAGAAGGTCTGCGATGACTGTTTCATCGACATCAATGAGACCGGTACTCCTTAATCATTATTCCAGTTTCCAttgttcttcaatttttcattCTCTGTCCTCTTAGTTTCTGTtcttttattggtttgttgATGTATGTTCTTTTTTCCTTCAGGCACAAGCTTGAAGTACAAGCCTGGGATTGTGATGGGTGGGAGAAATTTGGTGCATGATTGTGGTCTTAGTCGCTCCATTGGCTATTTCCTTGAGCCATTGATTCTTCTTGCTTTGTTTGGTAGGAAGCCCCTCTCCATTAAGCTGAAAGGTTAGTctagcttttcttttttttttttttttttcctgctcACTGTCTTGAGTTAGTTTTGCTGTCTTAATATTTAGccaatgatttggaattttggattataTACGAAATTTGATTATTGTAGCGTGTTCATGATCTTATACCACTTAAACAAGCTTTTAATTGAACTTTGGAGTAGTACACATTAGTAGTAGTTCCCAATCAAACTAAGTTTGGGAGTTTTTAGTTTGTGTAGCTCTTTGAATATTACATCTTATTTTCAACCTCTTATTTCTCATAGAATACACCAGATAGCAATACATATAATTGTATTTTTAGTTGAACTCCTTCGTATTTGGGTGTGAGGAATGGTTTGTTTTTTGTATTGTACTTGTTTATGCCTTCATAATTCTCAATGAGAGTTCGGTTTcgaactcatttttttttttttttttggtataatGGTATTTTTGCActttaattgattaatattcTATTTCTTTAGGTATTACAAATGATTCAAAGGATCCATCCGTTGATACTTTCCAATCTACTACCTTGCCCATGTTAAAGCGTTTTGGAGTTAATCCAGATgatgtaaatttgaaaattgaaagtcGTGGGGTACCACCTCATGGCGGTGGAGAAGTGATTTTGACCATCTCAAGTGTTAAAAGTTTCTCTGTGAGTTAGAACATCTTATGTATCCTTTGATTTCATTTCATTCGTGGCTCTTTCAAATGTTCATTTTCTCTGTTTATGCAATAATGAGCTTAAATATTTGGACTTTTTTTCCATagaataatataattttgtaaattacttttttttttctgtgcATCAATATAGGTAAAATCCTTTATATTTTCCAGGAACAATTCTTATATTTCGTTTAGAATTCAAGGACAACGATTAGAATAGATGCCGTTCAAACTATTAAAAACTAAAGACGCAAACAACTTAAAAGTAATATAAACTTAAGTATCACACACAGTTGGGTCAGCTTAGTTAGGGTTAAGTCGATTTAACTAGGTTAGTTTAGATTAGATAAGGTTGCAGATTGAAGTTCAAATGAATCCCACAACTTCCACATGACATTTAAAACTTATTGGAGGAAATTATAGTTGCAATTGATCCAGGTTATTGATGTTGTACCTCGAATTGGAGTGTTGTACTCGAATCATTTTGTAATATTCACTCTTTTAAACTGGAGGCCTTCTGTATAATTGTGTCTCATTTATTGTTGTCTCGGGGATCCTTCATCCTGAAGGGTTTTAAGCCTGTCCCTTTTgatgctttattttattttttttccttctgttTCTCACAGAAAAAAGATTGTTAATGTGATTGGCAGGCAGTATCTTGGACTGATGAAGGATTGGTCAAAAGAATTAGAGGTGTTTCATTTTCAACTAGGGTGTCTTCTCAGTTTGAGCATGCCATGATAACTGCAGCTCGTGGAGTATTTAATCGCCTGCTTCCAGATGTGCATATAGGTACTGATCATAGAAAGGGACCTCGAGCTGGAAAGTATGCTTTCTTTCTGCTTTGAATTCATTTCTTTGAAGTTCAGTCCTCAATTGCCTCATGTTTATGTCTTAAAAGAATATGGTTTTCAATGGCAGTTCACCTGGGTTTGGCATTTCACTGGTTGCGGAAACTACGACGGATTGTTTAATATCTGTTGATACTGCAGTTTCATATGGATATGCTGAAGAAACAACCGAGTTCGAAGAAGAGAAGCAAGAGCTTCCAAATCCTGAAGACGTTGGTGAAGATATGGCTTTTGCTTTGCTCAATGACATAAAAAATGGTGGCGTAGTTGACTCCACACACCAGGTTAGCATTCTCCAACAAACAAATTCTTGTTCTGATTCACCTCGAtttcaattcattttctttGTCATTTGAGTTTCTTTACTTACTTTTCATACTAAACGTTTGAATTTCCTTGTGAATTGAAGTCCTTGTTATCAAGCAGTTTTTTATTGACTTTATTTACCCGTATGATTATCACGGAACCTCTTCACTGTTAGTTTCAAAGTACCTATCCTGTAATATGAGTGAGAGCCCAAAGGGAATAGGTGAAAGAAACTGAAACTAGTATTTACTATCATAGATGCTTAAATTGATAGCTAATGAACGTTTGTATTCACTATATTGAAATTTCTTGGGTAGTCAGTGTCAAGCTGTATGTCTTCCATCTTCCTATGCACGGGTTCAAACCCCAGTGCATGCAACTTTTTTTGGTTCAATGTCACATCGTCGATAGCTCATTGATGGTGACTTGTGCTGCTATGATTGAaccaaaaaaaatttcacatcTTGATAGAAACATGTTCATCTTTTTTCTATAGATTTACAGAGCTATTTTGTGTgattacatatttttttctcttttaaataaatttgaggGTAATGAACATACACGTAAAATGTGGGACTTAAAATTTGTCCCTACACCTCCGAAGTCTTTTGGGTTTTTTCTAATTCTAGATGAACCATGCAACCAGGCTGAATAAAACATTGATCTCTCGTAGTTTTCATGGAGCTGGCCTTAGGATGGGCAGAACCTCTCTAGGGATTAGTGGCCAACGAACATAGTGTAGtggataacaaaaaaaaaacacttttgatcCCTGAACTTTCATGGAAGAAATAGTTTAGTCCttcaaattaagtttataacgaTTAAGTTCctgtacttttaatttttttttttatcaatttagtATTTTACTTACAATTTGCAATGATTTAGTCTCTATCGTGTCAAATATTAATAAGATTCAATGAAATTTTTTACCATATAGATTGGTAAATTGATCAGGGGTTGAATTTGTTTATTAACtataaaactaaattgttatgtAGTACAcataattttgatgaaatttaCAACggtagggactaaattgttgtCAATTTGTAAACAGAGAGATTACATtatcacaaaattgaaaatataggaaTTAAACCATTCCAAATTGAAGTTTAGGAACTAAAACATTACCATTATGAAACTTGGACTTAAAAGGGGGCGTTTGGTCCATTGAGTTGAGTTAATATGTCTGGGGTTAGTTAGGTTTGTGTTTGAGATGTAGAGTTGTAAGATTGAATTCTTCGATAATTGTAAAAAGAAGATTAAGAAagtaaaatggagttactttgtAAATGTGAAAAGTAGAAATTGAGGGGCATATGGAGAAACTGGAGTTTCTTGGTAAacgtaaaaaatataaaaaaaaaaggaaaatggagtTACTCGATAAATGTGCAAGTTCAATAATATTGGATCGTATTTAGTCTTTCGCAAGAATTAAATGTTACTTTCAATAGTGTTTTCTTAATAAGTTGGTGGGCCAAATGGCCCTAAAGGTGTTTCTTAACCTAATGCAATAAGTGGACTCCACACCCCATATTATGTAAGTTTGTTTTCTTCGTTCTCGAACTGGTTttagttgaatatatatatatatgtgtgtatatatatatttactggCTACCTACCTATGTATATATTGCATTAGTTCGAAAAAGTTTGTTAGTCTTTCACAAGAACTAAACGATTAAGACCATGAAAGCATATCTGATTCTTAAAGTACTTGGCTACTAAAAGTTTTACTTTGCAATCTTGTTTGCTTTGCCATTCTTAAAATCTGCTCACTTAATTGAGTGTACACATTCATGTTTGGTTTGTGCAGGGATTATTGTTCCTTCTTTGTGCATTATGTCCAAAGGACGTCTCGAAGGTCCGGGTTGGGGAGATCACTCCATATGGGATAGCAACTCTCAGAAACATAGAAGAGTTCTTGAAAGTAACGTTTCATATTGAACCAGATCATTCCAACCATACCATCTTACTGAAATGTGTTGGTTACGACTTAAAGAACTTCTCGATGAAGCACGTCTAATCTAATCGCCCAAAAGATTTCATTTAGATTTGTTGTTCCTAGCCGTATTCCACCCTAATTGTTATTTGAAAAGTTGTCTCGGTCCAAGTTTAGTATTTCTGATTTgcatgaaattttgaaaaatccaAACATCCTAAAGATAGAGGTAGGAGTTTATAGAGCGAACTTTACTCCTTTATATAATATACGTATACATCAGGAGTCCGGATGAGAAGTTGGCAAAGTTCGAACCCAATTCATACAGTGATTTGTATAAGTATAATTGAAATTATTGGGGGGTTATACACTCAAATGAGTAACAGTTTAGGGTTAGTCTACATGCCCAGATGAGTTTGACAAGgcaataattagttttttatgCATATTAAGGTTgatttgataacaattttgtttttgtttttgtttttgttttgttttttgtttttttaaaattaagtttgtttttCCTCAACTTTTTATTATGGTTTTGATTACATTTTCTTAGGTGGAagagttaatttttaattaaattttaaaaataaaaacaaatttttgaacTCCTATtaggtaatcatttgatttttgtttttaaaaatgaagtctatttcatttacattttttataatgatttgcatcttttttaagtacaatgattaacttcttagttaaatttaaaagataaaaacaaatttttaagaGTTACAtattttagttatcaaaatttgggttggtttttaaatcattggtgaaaaatagataaaaaaaataaagaaatttggatgtgaaAATAGTGTTCAAAGgtccaattttaaaaaacaaaaataataattaaatatctatcAAATGGGATTTAAGAACTTTGA comes from Benincasa hispida cultivar B227 chromosome 2, ASM972705v1, whole genome shotgun sequence and encodes:
- the LOC120070693 gene encoding probable RNA 3'-terminal phosphate cyclase-like protein encodes the protein MVKTKYKELKGSQILRQRLVLATLSRTPVRIYDIRPNTISPGLRPYEKSFLDLLEKVCDDCFIDINETGTSLKYKPGIVMGGRNLVHDCGLSRSIGYFLEPLILLALFGRKPLSIKLKGITNDSKDPSVDTFQSTTLPMLKRFGVNPDDVNLKIESRGVPPHGGGEVILTISSVKSFSAVSWTDEGLVKRIRGVSFSTRVSSQFEHAMITAARGVFNRLLPDVHIGTDHRKGPRAGNSPGFGISLVAETTTDCLISVDTAVSYGYAEETTEFEEEKQELPNPEDVGEDMAFALLNDIKNGGVVDSTHQGLLFLLCALCPKDVSKVRVGEITPYGIATLRNIEEFLKVTFHIEPDHSNHTILLKCVGYDLKNFSMKHV